The Geothrix oryzae DNA window GTCGAGGCCTGCGAGCAGAGCCTGATGGCATCCACCCTGGGCCATCACCCACTATTAAGAGACGCAAGACAAAGTTGCCTCTGAATCCATACACAGGAGCCGCGGCCTAGGGTTGGAGTCACTGATGACGCCGAGGAACCGTGCTCTCTCCACCTACCCACGATCAACCGTTCAGCAGCCAGCATCCTGGTTGCATGCTTTTCCTGGTCGACCAGTCGACCTCCATGGCCGAACGCGTCACCGCGCCCAAGACGCCAGATCTCTCCAAGGCGCGGAGTGTGGCGAATCTGTTCAACAAGCTGGTATGGGATCTTATTCTTGCCAACTCGAAGGGAGAGGAGGTCCTTGATCGCTGCCATGTGGGGGTGATCACCTATGGTCATACCGGGGCTCGAACCGCACCTGGTTTCTCAGGGTTGATGCCGCTCCCAGCCCTGGCCACCTCTCCCAATCGGGAGGAGATCCAGATCACGCCCCGCTACGACGGCATCGGCGGGTTCGTCGATGTAGAGGTGAGATTACCTGTGTGGCTGGATCCCATGGCCTATGGGAAGACGCCCATGTGCAGCGCTTTCCAGATGGCAAAGGCCCTTCTCGATCCATGGGTCCAGACACATCCGGGAAGTTGCCCACCCATCGTATTCAATATCTCCGATGGAATCGCCACGGATGGGGATCCGCTGGCGGACATGCAGGCGCTCCAGAACCTCTCGACGGCTACAGGTCCCACGCTGGTGTTCAACATCCTCCTGGCCGGTGTGGACCGTCCCACAATCGCCTGGCCCACGGATTCCCAGGCAGTGGAAGCAGGGCCACTGCGCGGCATGATCGAGGGGTCCAGTGCACTGCCCAATTCCATGAGATTGCGCGCCAATCAGGCCTTCGGGCTCCACCTCCAGGAGGGAGCGCGTGGGGTCGTGATCAACGCCGGGATCCTGGATCTGGTCCGGCTGCTCGACATCGGAAGCCCCGTCGCCCATGTCTAGCATGCTCATCCTCCGGGCTCCCAAGTCCGACTACAGCCCCTCGACCTGCGAGGACGCCTGGGCCTTCCAAGACTCCGGGCAGGTGCGCCTCTCCAGTGGGATCGATGCCACGATGTTCCGCAGGTCCGGAGCTGCTCCATCTACCCTTGCCATTTCGGATGGCGCCAGCACCTGCTCCGCCTCCGGAGCCTGGGCCTGCCTTCTCGCCAACCATGTCGTACAGACTGGACAAGACTTGGACTCGGCTGTAGAGCTTCCGGATCGATTGAAACCCCTCCGGCAGCAGTGGCGACAGGCCGCGGAGGCGACCCTGAGTGCTCAGGCTTCGTGGAATGCCCGCGCCGCCCTCGAGAAGGGAGCCCATGCCACCCTCCTTCGGGTTCATCTCGATGGGCCCTGCTGGACGGCCGATGCCGTGGGGGATTCCAACCTCTTCCACATCCGACGGAAAAACCTCTGCCGGGCCTTCCCGGTCCTGGAGGCTGAAGATTTTGAGGCTGCGCCCTGCCTGGTCGCCAGTGTCGTCGGTTGGGACAATCTCCTGGCGGATGGGCTTCGGCATGCCTCCGGAATCCTGGAATCGGGGGATGTCCTGGTCCTGGCCACCGATGCAGCCGCCCGCTGGCTGATGGAGGCCGAAGACTGGGCTTGGCCCGAGCTACTGCTGGACATCCCCGATGCCGATCAGCTTTTCCTGGCGTGGGTACGGGAGGAACGTGCTGCCAGGCGCCTCAAGGACGACGACACGACCTTCGTGATTCTCCAGTGGTCGGGCTCATTGGACAACGACGCTGAGGTCCCTGTGACCCCCGGGCAAACTTGCGCCGACGCGACGAGCGAGCCGTGGCCTCCGAACCTGAATACGAACCTGCAAGGAGAGTGATCCATGATCGGCGAAACTTCGACCACCCACGGCACCCACACGGCGGCCATCAGCCGCCAGAACCCTGGCTGCATCCTCTTCCTGCTTGACCAGTCGGGATCCATGGCTGGGTCTCTCTCCCTGCCTGACGGGACCGCCATCACGAAGGAACAAGGCGTGGCGGATGTCGTGAACCGCTTGCTGGGTGAGCTGGTGCTCTCCTGCACCAAGGGGGAGGAGGTCTACGATCGGTTCCACCTCGGGGTGATCACTTACGGCGAGGGTGTACGAACGGCCTCTGGTTTCGAGGGGCTTGTCCCGCTCTCCAAGGTGGCGAGCAGTTATGTCCATCTGGACAAGCGGTCGGCCCGGAATCCCGACGGCACCACGACCGATGTCGCCTTTCCGGTATGGTTTGTCCCAACATCGGGCGGAGGCACCCCCATGTGCGGGGCAATCCATCTCGCAGAAACCCTCCTGGAGCCTTGGATCAGCCAGCATCCCGACAGCTTCCCTCCCATCGTGTTCAACATCACGGATGGAGCCTCCACCGATGGAAGCCCTCTTCCGGGCCTCCTCGCGCTCCAGGCCATCGGAACCGGCGATGGTCCGTGTCTGACCTTCAACTGCCTCTTGGCGGAGGATTCCGGTCCGGCCGTGGTCTGGCCCGCCGAAACCCACCAGGTTCCCAACGGCCACCTCCGTGACTTGTTCGAGGGCTCCAGCATCCTGCCGGAATCCATGCGGGCCCGTGCGGCGTCTGTCCACAAACTGGCCTTATCCCCTGGTGCCCGGGGCGTGGTGCTCAACGCCACCCTGATGGACCTGGTGCGCCTGCTGGATATCGGCAGCACTCCCAATCCGGGTGGTGGCCGGTAGGTCAACATCCTGCCAATCAATAGGGCAAATCGGCCCAACCACCTTCGGCTCCAGCCAGGAGCTTCCTCAATCATCCTCCGGAGTCTCCATGGCCCTCGATGCACCCAGCCTCCGTGCCACCCACACCACTCCCATCACCCGACAGAATCCGGGCTGCATCCTGTTTCTGCTCGATCAATCCGGATCCATGGCCGACCCCTTCACCCTCCCAGGGGAGCCTGAGATCTCCCGTGCGAAGGGAGTCGCAGATGTCGTGAATCGTGTCCTGATGGAACTCGTCCTCGCTTGTACCAAAGGTGAGCTGGTGTATGACCGCTTCCAAGTGGGTGTGGTTACCTATGGTGGAACTGCGGCCATGGCGCCCTATTTCCAGGGTCTCCGACCTCTTTCGGAGGTGGCGGAGAATCCCCTGGATGTGGAGCGGCGTCCGATCGTCAACCCGGGCGGGTCGACCAGTGACATCTTTTTTCCCTTCTGGTTCGAACCGCGGGCTGAAGGGGGCACCCCCATGTGTGAGGCGATCCGCATTGCCCATGGTCTTATCGCACCCTGGGTCGCCCAGTATCCAGAGAGCTTCCCGCCCATCATCTTCAACATCTCGGATGGTGAATCGACGGATGGGAGTCCATTGGAGGGCCTGCGTTCGCTGCAGGCTGTGTCCACGCTGGATGGTCCCTGTCTCACCTTCAACTGCCTGCTCGCCAGTGGGTCCGGCCCGCAGGTGGTCTGGCCCGCCCGAGCTGAACAGGTGCCTGAAGGGAACCTCAGGGATCTGTTCGAGGGATCCAGTGTCCTCCCAGAGGCCATGCGCCACCGGGCCGCCGCCGCACACAAGCTGAGTCTGGAATCCGGAGCCCGGGGCGTGGTGCTCAATGTCGGGCTGCTGGATCTGGTCCGCCTCCTGGACATCGGAACGCCCGCCAATGACGGGGGCGCCCGCTAGCTCCGGCCCCCCGAAACAGGAACCGCCATGCCGATGCCATCCAATGGCGACTATGCCAAGGCTGTTCAGCAGCCC harbors:
- a CDS encoding vWA domain-containing protein, with product MIGETSTTHGTHTAAISRQNPGCILFLLDQSGSMAGSLSLPDGTAITKEQGVADVVNRLLGELVLSCTKGEEVYDRFHLGVITYGEGVRTASGFEGLVPLSKVASSYVHLDKRSARNPDGTTTDVAFPVWFVPTSGGGTPMCGAIHLAETLLEPWISQHPDSFPPIVFNITDGASTDGSPLPGLLALQAIGTGDGPCLTFNCLLAEDSGPAVVWPAETHQVPNGHLRDLFEGSSILPESMRARAASVHKLALSPGARGVVLNATLMDLVRLLDIGSTPNPGGGR